In a genomic window of Paramecium tetraurelia macronuclear, complete genome:
- a CDS encoding Protein kinase, with protein sequence MKFEHKKKFSVHLDISQLTSNSYLNYPLSTRRKFDNQQSTKKLDTSPKSVSPNTSFLSSDRKLQQKYPINNSKTNSLKSMLQPYKIRSPSEKENQHSFLSNRSQLHKLPLTTEQFLKLYNVTRNEQRELNGIKQVFYYKQPKCLVDQPNGDYSYNIKDHIRYQYEILSLLGQGSFGQVFQVLDHKTQQLYALKVIKCQDKLKKQAVIEANILQYIKDHDTDQLSNIVRNIEQFTFRGHQCIVFEKLEQNLFELIQKQRFKGIDHELARKIGIQLLNSLNFLNKHKIIHCDIKPENVMLLDNSKSGIRLVDFGSGCFVGQQIYTYIQSRYYRAPEVIFGLKYGIEIDMWSLACLISELYIGTPIFPGEDEIEQINLIIEVIGAPSVDFALKCPRRKYFFDEDGHPKKNIKSYRKPSSVSLYDKLRTEDSDLVDFLLRCFAWEPQNRLQPLDALKHPWIIAGLPKEIQKQHKKYIELEKLLQTQKAPLVSQLCFQGSNNSKDHFQEDSHFKTKKQIKSILNINTNLSNTSSDPKAILSCRYHDKPLQSERQRKNIASSIYKLLSDKQKNRKPSCN encoded by the exons ATGAAGTTTGAACATAAGAAGAAATTCTCTGTGCATTTAGATATTTCATAACTCacatctaattcttatttaaactaCCCGCTTTCCACTAGGAGAAAGtttgataatcaataatcaaCCAAAAAATTGGACACATCACCGAAGAGTGTAAGTCCAAATACTTCATTTCTGTCTTCTGACCGTAAATTGCAACAAAAATACccaataaataatagcaaGACCAATTCACTCAAAAGCATGCTCTAACCCTATAAAATTAGGTCGCCAtcagaaaaagaaaatcaacACAGTTTTTTAAGCAACAGAAGTCAATTACACAAGCTTCCTCTCACAACtgaataatttcttaagttATATAATGTGACAAGAAATGAACAAAGAGAATTGAATGGtataaaataa gttttttattataaataaccCAAATGTCTAGTCGATCAACCAAATGGAGATTACTCCTATAATATCAAGGATCACATCAGATATCAATATGAAATTCTCAGTTTGTTGGGCCAAGGCAGTTTTGGTTAAGTATTCTAAGTCTTGGACCATAAAACTCAGTAGTTATATGCTTTGAAAGTAATCAAGTGTCAAGACAAACTAAAGAAACAAGCTGTTATTGAAGCCAACATCCTGTAATATATCAAAGATCATGATACAGATTAGCTTTCGAATATAGTTAGAAATATCGAATAGTTTACATTTCGAGGACATCAATGCATAGTGtttgaaaaattagagtaaaatctatttgagttaatttaaaaacaaaggTTCAAGGGGATTGATCATGAATTAGCAAGGAAAATTGGCATTCAACTTTTGAACtctcttaatttcttaaataaacatAAGATCATACATTGCGATATCAAGCCTGAGAATGTGATGTTGTTAGATAATTCTAAAAGCGGAATTAGACTTGTTGATTTTGGATCAGGTTGCTTTGTTGGCCAATAGATCTATACTTATATATAGAGCAGATACTATAGAGCCCCTGAAGTAATTTTTGGATTGAAGTATGGCATTGAAATTGATATGTGGAGTCTTGCTTGTTTGATATCAGAATTGTATATTGGTACTCCGATATTTCCAGGAGAAGATGAAATCGAATAAATTAACTTGATTATCGAAGTTATTGGAGCTCCTTCAGTAGACTTTGCATTGAAATGTCCAAGAAGGAAGTATTTCTTTGACGAGGATGGACATCCAAAGAAAAACATCAAATCTTACAGAAAACCTAGTTCAGTTAGTCTCTATGACAAATTAAGAACTGAGGATTCAGACTTGGTTGATTTTCTATTGAGATGCTTTGCTTGGGAACCGTAAAATCGGTTGCAACCCTTGGATGCACTTAAACATCCATGGATAATTGCTGGTCTTCCTAAGGAAATACAAAAACAACATAAAAAGTATATAGAACTTGAAAAACTGCTTCAAACATAGAAGGCTCCATTAGTTTCGTAATTATGTTTTTAAGGATCCAATAATTCTAAGGATCATTTTTAAGAGGATTCTCATTTCAAAACCAAgaagtaaataaaatctatctTGAATATCAATACCAATCTGAGCAACACTTCATCAGATCCCAAAGCTa taTTGAGTTGTCGTTATCATGACAAGCCATTGTAATCTGAAAGGTAAAGAAAGAATATAGcttcttctatttataaattactatCTGATAAGCAAAAGAACAGGAAGCCGTCGTGCAATTGA
- a CDS encoding Lysophospholipase, whose product MTLNSLENIQCRITKYSEDIYQALDKILDFIIPNWILLIRKHPSALSMDLGSIKGDFYMQHNKKRFEQVADFFAKMNFVVHLIDLRGFGFSGGPRGSQSIADLQLDVEVLIRQASKDLPLFLYGHAMGALVIISLLIRNPKLKISGVICTAPTLGFPLNRNIGPLKQFVIKNFGHYLEDLVINTNVNPTSLSKNNQHIQRIFEDRLVMPFLGVGMARSIYKTLPFIFKNSHQFQYPIMIFHGKQDTQSSYENSVQFINQVGSKDKHIKLFDEGYHELQHDEEFQSIKQQLSEWIKIRLESSMPFGILSQPRLLIGIPVQKNRRKLIIFLMLLLLAYFLTVLIKKGKFKRVQYPFVPILILYNKLIKKQLK is encoded by the exons atGACACTAAATTCATTGGAGAATATTCAATGCAGGATTACAAAGTACTCAGAGGATATATACCAGGCTTTGGACAAGATCTTAGACTTTATTATACCAAATTGGATCCTCCTAATAAGAAAGCATCCATCTGCATTATCCATGGATTTGGGGAGCATTAAGGGAGATTTCTACATGTAACACAATAAAAAGAGATTTGAATAGGTGGCTGACTTTTTCgctaaaatgaattttgttGTGCACTTGATTGATTTGAGGGGTTTTGGATTTTCAGGAGGACCAAGAGGATCGCAATCAATAGCAGATCTCCAATTAGATGTTGAGGTTCTGATTAGATAGGCATCGAAGGATCTGCCCCTATTTTTATATGGACATGCAATGGGAGCACTTGTTATTATAAGTTTATTGATTCGGAACCCCAAATTGAAGATATCAGGGGTAATATGTACTGCTCCCACTCTAGGATTTCCATTGAACAGAAACATTGGCCCATTGAAGTAATTTGTGATAAAGAACTTTGGACATTATTTAgaa GACTTAGTTATTAATACAAATGTTAATCCAACTAGTTTGAGtaagaataattaacatatttaaagaatttttgaGGATAGATTGGTAATGCCATTTCTGGGAGTGGGAATGGCAAGAAGCATTTATAAAACATTGCCttttatctttaaaaattctcattaattttaatacccaataatgatatttcatGGCAAATAGGATACACAGAGTAGTTATGAAAACAGTGttcaattcatcaattaagtAGGAAGCAAGGATAAGCACATAAAATTGTTTGATGAAGGATATCATGAATTATAGCATGACGAGGAGTTCTAGAGTATAAAGTAGTAGTTGAGTGAGTGGATCAAGATAAGACTGGAGAGTAGTATGCCATTTG gAATATTGTCATAGCCAAGATTATTGATTGGGATTCCAGTGCAGAAGAACAGAAGAAagttgataatatttttgatgcTCTTGTTGCTTGCCTATTTTTTGACTGTGTTGATTAAGAAAGGGAAGTTTAAGAGAGTGCAATACCCATTTGTTCCTATTCTGATTTTGTATaacaaattgattaagaaataattaaaatga
- a CDS encoding cAMP-dependent protein kinase catalytic subunit: MDQATFKAIKVKLTDYEILQTLGTGSFGRVRLAKNKETGEYVALKMLKKAEILRLKQVDHIISENTILSNISHPFLIKMLGFTQDERYLYFLLEYVQGGELFTYLRNKGKLENDEAVFYASQVVLMFEYLHSKNIVYRDLKPENLLIGSDGYLKLTDFGFAKQVEGRTYTLCGTPEYLAPEILLNKGHGKPVDWWCLGILIYEMLAGIDPFNDEDPMAIYQKILKGKVKFPRNFQQEAKSLVKHLLIADLTKRFGNLKGGANDIKMHRWFQAMDWEFLVQKKLQPKYKPVVKNKGDTSNYSTYPDSTELPKPVKPTDDPFIGW, encoded by the exons atggATTAGGCAACATTTAAGGCAATAAAAGTGAAACTTAcagattatgaaattttgTAAACTCTGGGCACTGGTTCGTTTGGCAGAGTCAGATTGGCTAAGAACAAAGAAACTGGGGAGTATGTCGCATTGAAAATGTTGAAGAAAGCCGAGATTTTGCGATTAAAATAGGTAGATCACATTATATCTGAAAATACAATCTTGTCTAATATAAGTCATCCCTTCCTA attaaaatgttAGGATTTACATAGGATGAAAGATATCTCTATTTCCTTCTGGAGTATGTTCAAGGTGGTGAACTCTTCACTTACTTAAGAAACAAGGGCAAATTGGAGAATGATGAAGCAGT attttatgcGTCTCAAGTTGTTCTTATGTTTGAATATTTACATtccaaaaatattgtttatagaGATCTTAAGCCAGAGAATCTCTTGATTGGATCTGATGGTTATCTCAAATTAACCGATTTCGGATTTGCAAAATAAGTTGAAGGTCGAACCTACACTTTATGTGGCACTCCAGAATATCTGGCTCCTGAAATTCTTCTCAACAAAG GTCATGGAAAACCAGTTGATTGGTGGTGTTTGGGAATCTTGATTTATGAAATGTTGGCTGGAATAGATCCTTTCAATGATGAAGATCCTATGGCTATTTACCAGAAGATATTAAAGGGGAAAGTTAAATTTCCCAGAAATTTTTAACA aGAGGCCAAAAGTTTAGTCAAGCATTTGTTAATTGCAGATTTGACTAAAAGATTCGGAAATCTCAAAGGAGGAGCCAATGATATCAAAATGCACCGCTGGTTTTAGGCTATGGATTGGGAGTTTCTAgttcaaaaaaaattataaccCAAATATAAGCCAGTAGTTAA GAACAAGGGGGATACCTCTAATTATTCTACTTATCCTGACAGTACTGAGTTACCTAAACCAGTTAAACCTACTGATGACCCTTTTATTGGATGGTGA
- a CDS encoding Cysteine protease required for autophagy-like, protein MYIFGQEIQNVDSFLQLKETFIWFSYRANIQYEGRAISDQGWGCLIRVGQMIVANSLIRESTNSKPNDLKTKIICLFDDNQCFSTLAPFSIQQIIKRADLVYNIKIGDWYTGPKIMCLLEDLLQSAKTIKQLKIINFLEQCVIEKQIDLQFKQPQLLIIHAIIGNKELDQYFVAELQKHMQIPQFAGAIVGKSKKAYFLIGYQNNQGIVMDPHYVQESNLLQLNSQLKCIPLKEFSGTIALCYYISNSYDYQQLKTNLKDLKGSIFSIIDETCTCFF, encoded by the exons ATGTATATTTTTGGTTAGGAAATACAGAATGTCGATTCCTTCCTTCAGTTAAAAGAGACTTTCATTTGGTTTAGTTACAGAGCCAACATTCAGTATGAAGGAAGGGCCATATCTGATCAAGGGTGGGGGTGTTTAATAAGAGTTGGTTAAATGATAGTGGCt AATTCATTGATTAGAGAAAGCACTAATTCAAAACCTAATGATctcaaaactaaaataatctGCTTGTTTGATGATAATCAATGTTTTTCCACTCTAGCTCCCTTTTCCatccaataaataatcaaaaggGCTGATCTAGtctataatataaaaattggaGATTGGTATACTGGTCCCAAGATCATGTGTTTATTGGAAGATCTCCTTCAAAGTGCTAAGAccattaaacaattaaagatCATCAACTTTTTGGAACAGTGTGTAATCGAAAAGcaaatagatttataatttaaacaacCTCAACTATTAATCATCCATGCTATAATAGGAAATAAGGAATTAGATCAGTACTTTGTCGCTGAACTTTAAAAGCATATGCAGATTCCTTAATTTGCAGGGGCAATAGTTGGCAAAAGCAAAAAAGCCTATTTCCTCATAGGATACTAGAATAATTAAGGAATCGTCATGGATCCCCATTATGTCTAA gaaagcaacttattataattaaattcttaattgaaatgTATTCCATTAAAGGAATTTTCGGGTACAATTGCACTATGCTActatatttcaaatagttatgattatcaataattaaagacAAACTTGAAAGATCTCAAAGGGTCTATCTTCAGTATAATAGATGAAACTTGCACAtgttttttttga
- a CDS encoding Nucleolar GAR1 protein has translation MGRGDFNSRGGGRGAPRGGSFGRGGGRGGRPQQPQGPPAKVEPFATFSHVCGNQIIVKALGKQLVPRFFRSVYFENKQPIGKVDEIFGPIENYLFSVNLEEGIAPKSFKQDQLIYMDSYDCMPMDRFLPRPKGAPGISRGGSRGGGRGGPRGAPRGGGFSRGGPPRGGRGAPRGGGFSRGGGQQRGSYGRGGFKR, from the exons atgggCAGAGGTGATTTCAATAGTAGAGGTGGAGGAAGAGGTGCCCCAAGAGGCGGCAGTTTCGGTAGAGGAGGAGGACGAGGAGGAAGACCTCAGTAACCATAAGGGCCACCTGCAAAAGTTGAACCATTTGCTACTTTCTCTCATGTTTGtggaaatcaaattattgttaagGCTCTAGGAAAACAATTA GTTCCCAGATTCTTTAGAAGTGtgtattttgaaaataagcAACCAATCGGTAAAGTTGATGAAATATTTGGTCCAATTGAAAATTACTTATTCTCAGTAAACCTTGAAGAAGGAATTGCTCCAAAATCA tttaaataagatCAATTGATTTACATGGACTCCTATGATTGCATGCCTATGGATAGATTTTTACCCAGGCCAAAAGGTGCACCAGGAATAAGCAGAGGAGGATCAAGAGGCGGTGGTAGAGGAGGACCAAGAGGAGCACCTAGAGGAGGTGGTTTTAGCAGAGGAGGACCCCCAAGAGGTGGAAGAGGAGCACCCAGAGGAGGTGGATTTAGCAGAGGAGGTGGATAATAAAGAGGAAGTTATGGAAGAGGAGGATTTAAAAGATGA
- a CDS encoding 60S ribosomal protein L37a, which yields MTKKTKKVGITGKYGTRYGASLRKIIKKFEISQHQRYFNTFTGAHSLKRQAIGIWRCTQTGLQIAGGAWEVNTPAGLSAKQGMLRIKKLKEDAEVEVKDEKKEQKKQQPKEQKEQTKEQPKEHTKKTQPKKQQAKKQ from the exons atgacCAAAAAAACAAAGAAGGTTGGAATTACAGGAAAATATGGTACCAGATATGGTGCATCTTTAAGAAAGATTATCAAGAAGTTCGAAATTTCATAACATCAAAGATATTTCAACACTTTTACTGGAGCT CATTCACTCAAGAGATAAGCTATTGGTATTTGGAGATGCACACAAACTGGATTACAAATTGCTGGTGGTGCTTGGGAAGTCAA TACTCCTGCTGGATTATCTGCAAAATAAGGCATGTTGAGAATCAAGAAATTGAAGGAAGATGCTGAAGTTGAAGTCAAGGATGAGAAGAAGGAATAAAAAAAGCAATAACCAAAAGAGTAAAAGGAATAAACCAAAGAACAACCCAAGGAACATACCAAAAAAACATAAccaaaaaaataacaagCAAAGAAACAATGa
- a CDS encoding Fork head domain protein: protein MSQQLFKVYLQSISHTFKDLPKGNFYWRFHKRDINKIITTPCPVDSPAQEQEIQLYKELRAQIGVREDFVCPQCPHHSKCPKAFQQTDGGNMQTLLLPHLSKFLETISTHQMNLQNDQKSFWLSSTRVLDTFHSVLIDFQLNQNKLNEQFLSDIAQVSENEPIRQQEPIKRTDKYTKKADFLDEQNNSPKKEGRKQETEEFDNENKYQGRRQNSYDNYENRHEKFNRYDKGDRYNNKFDRSEQFNRRDRFDKYDNQQKYDRQFDQDNNNDSGRFDKYAYKQDKYERYDNKERYNRRERPQRYDREANGDQYRENRSFDKYEDRGQRQDRYERRDKFDKFDKFDKFDKFDRNDRNDRSFKGDRFDRRNTDYNEESKETSRNYRGRKDDFSDSFNNDEKGHQENDRFQKNNKQTKNKEEDDFNTFVKQREQYLKEKDESYEGDKKFNQNKKEVKNVQQNDQTNQNDVNDEESPQGRKVKKSMKFKMQ, encoded by the exons atgtcttaataactatttaagGTGTATTTGCAATCCATTTCACATACTTTCAAGGACTTACCAAAAGGAAACTTTTACTGGAGATTCCATAAAAGAGATATCAACAAGATAATTACAACTCCTTGTCCAGTAGATTCACCAGCCTAAGAAcaagaaatataattgtataaagaattaagagCATAAATTGGAGTGAGAGAAGACTTTGTATGTCCTCAATGTCCCCATCATTCAAAATGCCCGAAGgcattttaataaacagATGGAGGTAATATGTAAACATTGCTATTGCCACATCTTTCCAAATTTTTAGAAACCATCAGTACTCATTAAATGAACTT ataaaatgattaaaaaagCTTTTGGTTATCAAGTACAAGAGTTTTAGATACATTTCATTCtgttttaattgattttcaacTCAACCAAAACAAACTCAACGAATAGTTTTTGAGTGATATAGCTTAAGTATCTGAAAATGAGCCTATTCGACAACAAGAACCTATCAAAAGAACAGATAAATATACCAAGAAAGCTGATTTTTTAGATGAACAAAATAATTCACCAAAAAAGGAAGGCAGAAAACAAGAAACtgaagaatttgataatgaaaataagtATTAAGGCAGAAGATAAAATTcttatgataattatgaGAATAGacatgaaaaatttaatagatatgATAAGGGAGAcagatataataataaatttgatagatCAGAATAATTCAACAGAAGAGACAGATTTGACAagtatgataattaatagaaatatgatcgttaatttgattaagataataataatgattctggtagatttgataaatatgcatataaataagataaatatgAAAGATATGATAACAAAGAGAGGTACAATAGAAGAGAGAGACCTTAAAGATATGATAGAGAAGCTAATGGAGACCAATATAGAGAAAATAGAAgttttgataaatatgagGATAGAGGTTAACGATAAGACAGATATGAAAGAAgagataaatttgataaattcgataaatttgataaatttgataaatttgatagaaATGATAGAAATGATAGAAGCTTTAAAGGAGATAGATTTGATAGAAGAAATACAGATTATAATGAAGAAAGTAAAGAAACTTCAAGAAATTATAGAGGAAGAAAAGATGATTTTTCAGATAGTTTCAACAACGACGAGAAAGGTCATTAAGAGAATGAcagattttaaaaaaataataaacaaacaAAAAACAAGGAGGAAGACGATTTTAATACCTTTgtaaaataaagagaataatatttaaaagagaaGGATGAAAGTTATGAAGGAGacaaaaaattcaattagaataaaaaagagGTGAAGAATgtctaataaaatgattaaactaattaaaatgatgtaAATGATGAGGAATCTCCATAAGGAAGAAAAGTTAAAAAGAGTATGAAGTTTAAAATGCaatga
- a CDS encoding Rab-GAP domain-containing protein, whose protein sequence is MNTSIKSINVQKQFMLEVHQLCVIFQDLFQRKNSAKICNTYMQLYIFDIQKLLSVQVDDEETLSQNTVLSNYILSISHIIKSRSEILFEEAIEPFYQFEANYSHLNNTISKNYGHLLENLKASHELLKHKAADYYEDQNQSIQAQNEQQYKLSLNQMNCIWEQFFKELPQYYEQYQLNEETRLTVTEQTFVKFIEALEYMFKQPAKITNEKLHQSFDIQREKFKTRDLYGELCIQSKKMINFMNEPKCEMFTSKDEYFRNKAASLLQETDSSKNSNFKDEDFRIMRQLIEKPHQNLQLLYKIKLIPHLSSKEREEIVSFLLGELKQKNVVQLQSHFQSNLFRILIFKLFKWFEDDFQNQKPSSKLIQQFLQIIYISLSLKSDQGCSLLSKISKKVEIFYSQTLWNSIYEELLTNYHLQKQMIDITLKYVSFLQTPNSKIQLPKEMDQKQDSIFNGFFSTKTRKITSNESINIVNLILIASNLPPQTTSSIIMEIIRSIQQKVSCSIPFIELQEANQMLKEFQPQMRQKQLSQKVGKRKNPVYCLIKSLKYLQFNENYLNVICISKEHSKTIKTKMIRYFLVSEQTGQLNLQQRVRLWSQLLDIEVNYKQIQQDYLSASKKLSREIERSIVVDIKRSFSTDCEQRDQIVNQYENKLENLLRLHAFDNPEISYYQGMNMLMVFFLYVTNLNEELSFRLFRSLLEKLLRDIFLEGLKSMRMHFYILDRLIAIFIPRLFIHWKQLQIESPQFATAWYVTLYTNSINLSQVENNQVCFDIFEIVVARGWTGFYSSTIGLLKFYEKILIELDFDQSQKFLNNLSKTQFYRQKIDQQIEVPFFTNAKNVKVSIKKQLITELEREYYQIREKIDQINLNNL, encoded by the exons ATGAATACAAGCATCAAGTCAATAAATGTGTAAAAACAATTCATGTTAGAAGTTCATCAATTATGcgtaatattttaagatttattttaaagaaaaaattcaGCGAAGATTTGCAACACTTATATGTAATTATATATCTTTGACATTTAGAAATTACTAAGTGTGTAAGTAGATGATGAAGAGACATTGTCCCAAAACACTGtcttatctaattatatattatcaattagtCATATCATTAAGTCAAGATCAGAAATCTTGTTTGAAGAGGCTATAGAGCCATTTTATCAATTCGAAGCCAACTATAGTCATTTAAACAACACCATTTCTAAAAACTATGGACATTTGTTGGAGAATTTAAAAGCATCACATGAATTGTTGAAACACAAAGCAGCTGA CTATTATGAGgattagaattaatcaatctaagcacaaaatgaataacaatataaattgtctcttaattaaatgaattgtaTATGGGAACAATTTTTCAAGGAATTACCacaatattatgaataatattaattaaatgaagaaactCGATTGACAGTAACTGAACAAACCTTTGTAAAATTCATTGAAGCCTTAGAGTACATGTTCAAACAACCAGCCAAAATAACAAACGAAAAATTGCATTAATCATTTGATATCTAAAGAGAAAAGTTTAAAACTAGAGATCTATATGGAGAATTGTGCATACAGtcaaaaaaaatgattaactTTATGAATGAGCCAAAATGCGAGATGTTTACTAGTAAAGATGAATACTTTAGAAACAAGGCAGCAAGTCTTTTACAAGAGACTGATTCCTCTAAAAACTCCAATTTCAAGGATGaagattttagaattatgagataattaattgaaaaaccTCA TTAAAATCTCTAATTGctttacaaaattaaactCATCCCTCATCTTTCTAGCAAAGAAAGAGAAGAAATAGTGTCATTTCTCCTTGgggaattgaaataaaaaaatgtgGTCTAATTATAATCACATTTTCAATCCAACTTATTTCGTATTCTCATTttcaaactatttaaatgGTTTGAAGATgacttttagaattaaaaaccATCTTCTAAACTCATTTAGTAATTCCTCTAGATCATCTATATAAGTTTATCCTTAAAAAGCGATTAAGGATGTTCTCTTCTTagtaaaataagtaaaaaaGTTGAAATCTTTTATTCGTAAACACTTTGGAATTCTATCTATGAGGAATTACTTAccaattatcatttataaaagcAAATGATTGACATTACTTTGAAGTATGTTTCATTTCTTCAGACTCCAAACTCTAAAATACAATTACCGAAAGAAATGgatcaaaaataagattcAATCTTTAATGGCTTCTTTTCAACCAAAACAAGAAAAATCACTTCAAATGAATCCATCAatatagttaatttaatacttataGCATCTAATTTACCTCCACAAACAACCTCATCAATTATTATGGAAATCATTAGATCAATTCAATAGAAAGTATCATGTTCTATACCATTTATTGAATTGTAAGAGGCCAACTAGATGCTCAAAGAATTTTAACCATAAAtgagataaaaataattgtcaTAGAAAGTTGGCAAAAGAAAAAATCCTGtctattgtttaattaaatcgCTTAAGTACTTATAATTCAACGAAAATTATCTGAATGTCATTTGTATTTCTAAAGAACACTCAAAGACTATCAAAACAAAAATGATTCGGTACTTTTTGGTTTCAGAATAAACAGGATAATTGAATCTTTAATAAAGAGTAAGATTGTGGAGTCAACTTTTAGACATAGAAGtgaattataaacaaatttaataagattatttatcTGCAAGTAAGAAATTATCAAGAGAAATTGAGAGAAGTATTGTTGTAGACATCAAAAGATCATTCTCAACTGATTGTGAATAGAGAGATCAAATTGTCAAccaatatgaaaataaactTGAAAATCTACTTAGATTACATGCTTTTGATAATCCTGAAATTTCATACTATTAAGGGATGAATATGCTGATGGTATTCTTCTTATATgttacaaatttaaatgaagaattgtCATTCAGACTCTTCAGATCACTACTAGAAAAATTGTTAAGAGACATTTTCCTAGAAGGATTGAAATCTATGAGAatgcatttttatattttggatAGGCTGATTGCTATTTTTATACCAAGATTATTTATACATTggaaataattacaaatagaGAGTCCTCAATTTGCAAct gCCTGGTATGTTACATTATATACAAATTCGATTAATTTGAGTCAAGTGgagaataattaagtttgctttgatatatttgaaattgttgTTGCAAGGGGGTGGACAGGATTTTATTCATCTACAATTGgattattgaaattctatGAAAAAATTCTTATAGAATTGGACTTTGATTAGAGTCAaaagtttttaaataatctatctAAAACTCAATTTTAcagataaaaaattgattagtaAATTGAAGTACCTTTTTTCACAAATGCGAAGAACGTGAAAGTATCTATTAAGAAACAGCTAATTACAGAACTAGAAAGGgagtattattaaataagagaaaagatagattaaattaatttaaataatttatga